Below is a genomic region from Belonocnema kinseyi isolate 2016_QV_RU_SX_M_011 chromosome 4, B_treatae_v1, whole genome shotgun sequence.
tttttacaacatttttaaaagtaagcCAGGCATCTTGTTCAGTTccataaatttttgtaatgaattctggatcctgcaacatttttcttatctgcgcaatcgccatccttgttaagcgctttgacaaactgtttcataagaaGCAGCTTTATATGAAGGGATGGAATCAAAACTTCTGTTGGGccaactagaggatcttcaatgATATattttgtccttgctcaaacgatgttctttttggccatcttttttttttgtaatgccgaacgcgatctcgactgtcccataagcagaagtaacaaggtgtttttgtgTACGCTGAATGCTGTCCTAAAatgattccaagaattttgagatccgcgcaaattttttacttataagttgcgtaattaattttttccaggacaaattttaTGTTACTGTAATGCcctttcagttccgtagaatgtgcgattggaattggagcgtaaacattagtattatgcaataacactgcttttatactgcgcttagaagagtcaaGGAATAGCCGCCAATTTTTCAGTCTATACAGTCCAGGTTTCACTTTTTTCCAGAAATCcttcaatgtttttacaatagactaattttccatgattatttccttcagaagtaaaaaactgtctaaactcttttcccttatttctgtagaaacttgatttaactcctttagctaataagttctttttcaaaacggaagCAAGAAACTCTGAAGCAGCTGTAGGGAGACCgagatctcgcgataaatcattcagttcttcagacgtaaatagcttaggaacttgattcttttcattgtctggtatgtacacttctgtattaacatcgctgctttcataatcatcctcgtcattaccataatctgaaatgtcactttcatcacgatcaacatcgaaatctgcatcagtacttttattttcttctgcttcagtcgtctgtctgtcaagtgacaaattttttgagttttttgtatcatcgttattttcaacagatttagtgacgttacgtacatcaggatattcgatagcacttttcttttttctattgattcctgtcaggtttgtcatacaaaagtagcattcctctttccgaagaggtttcctccatatcgcgtaggttcttgaatcttaagggttttcttattttcttctctgtctttcaatcgattgaatgccttataacaaGCTCTGCAAATTTTGTGAGGAATCCAATTTTCACTTGATTTTGAACttccataccaaaatagcttttataaattgtttttatgccatcgctgattactcttcgatCTTCTTaaacctcaaatttaccacatatgtagcaaaatgcatctggatcacccacacaattatgcgctatagtggaagtggataaattggaattgaaacagcgcttaGACAATGCgatctgttttgatttgggagttCATAGTAATAGAATAAGTATAGAATATtaaactagtgatttaaaaacacaaaaaaaagaaactgataatagtttttaaaactgtgctgaagtcacattaagaggcacgcttaaagagattgtcaccactgtcctctttactaacgtgaagttcgagcgcgatCTTTCATTTGATTGTTttacagtcatttgttttgacgtGAAGTTCAAGCGGAGTCTGCCATTTGTTTTGTTCacagtcatttttttttgttcgattttacctgtatttttacgtttttcgaaaaaatattagcgaactcggttatttggaccccgcATTTGGATTCAGCTCTTCAAAAAACATACAGAAATGCTGGTTAAGTCCACTggtcatgaaaaaatattttttttttgcaaaaatatacacgaaaaatcgctgtttctgtcgactttgcatctatttttgcgtttttggataaaatatgagccaacggGATTATTTGAACCctggattcagaatcagtgaccccaaacaCATAAGCAtctgctggataagtccaccggggatgaagatatatattttctgcaaaaatatacactaaaatccgctgttttcgtcgattttaccccTATTTTTgcctttttcgagaaaatatgagccaactgggttattttgaccccggattcagattttagcgactccaaaaacataGGATAtactgatttagaccaccgggcatgaaacagttttttgttgcaaaagtatacaagaaaaatcgctgtattcgttgattttatgtctattttttcgattttcgaaacagtataagccaaattggttatttgggtctcagttcgaattcagcgacccaaaagacatataaatatgttggttaagtccacccggcgataaaatataattttgttgcaaaaatatacctgaaaaatcgctgtttttgtcgattttacgtattttttttcatttttcagaaaaatacgggCCAACTTGGTTATTAAGATACcgtattcgaattcagcgaccccaaaaacatatagatatgctagtgaaATGTGttggacagaccacttttttgtgtgccggtgttattagtctaagaaataaatatacaacaacaaataaaaagtttttagcaaaatacattaattttcaacaaaatataggaaattttaaccatataattgaatGATCATTTTTTATCGGGATTTGAAACGTTTAATCTTGATCGAAAAACATAATCTCAAActatatattaaaaagttttacaaaaaaggtgcattttcacagaaaaaattatttcttaattacaatagatgaatttctaaacaatcagaataattttttaccaaaaaagatgaatttttaactgagaaagatccattttcaagcaaaaaaatgtcaacaaaattgttcaagtttcaaatttttaaaaatttcaaccgaagatgatttatttaaatgtttagtttaaaaaaaaaaatgtcagcaatcacttgaatttttaacaaaatagattcattttcaaacaaggagaataatttaattccaaaacagatgaatttttaactgagaacaatcgaattttaagcaaaaaaaaagtgtcgaatcaaatattttaattttcaatgaaaaaataaataaattttcaacacgaaaagataagttttcaaaaaaaaattatacaaataaattctcAGATAATTTTTCTTCAGCCCAAAAACCATccaattctcaacaaagtagttgaattatcaataaaaaaattaatttctaatatcaACAGATggtttttcaaacaagaagaataattttttaataaaaaagaggaaatttcaactgaaaatcatCATTTCTGAAAACGAaagtgtcaaaaaaattattaaattttcaactcaaacctagaccaaaaatataacagttaaattttcaattcaaaaaataaatttttaacaacaaaaacaatcgaatttacaacagaataattaaatttttaaacacagaagTAAATGCAAAAACAACATGAATGATattctaataaaaagatgaattttctaccaatgaaattaattttctttaaaaacgaccaattttgaaacaaatacgaAAGCAATTTACAACTTTAGAAAtgcattctaattaaaaaaataattattcagctaaaaatggaatagttaaattttcagtaaaaatattactattaactgaaaaaagaagttatagcaaaatattgaaattttcaacaagaacaaaattaattttctacgaaggagtggaatttataacccaagaactgaatttttaacagaaatagatacattttaaaacgagaagaataatttcctatcaatcaagacgaattttcaactacatagtttaatttccaactaaaaatgatcaatttttacaaaaaagggaacagttaaattttcagttaaaaatataaagtaaatgtttactatataaaaaaatcgttaattaaGAAAAGGTATTGGACAATAATCGAACCGAAAAATCTACTGTTATAAGTGTAGTTGCGCGAGAGTAACAAGATAAGTTCTTAACTATACGAAGGTATCAGAATAATTGAATTCGCTGACTGGAATATCGAATCTCGAAAGAAAGGAAATGTGGGAAATTTTGGTAAATAAGTGGGAGCGTATTTGAAGATTATTGGTGGAAATTGAGAGGGTGGAGACAATAGATTCTTCTCTAAATGTTGGAAGGAAGGGATGGTGGGAAAAAAATGGAGTACGTAAAAGAACGTGCTCGGCGTCAAAGTAAAAGATTAGAAGGAGACTaaaccataaataaataaataaataaattttttaagagaagaAAATCTGAAACCTAAAGCATTTGTTGTTGATTAAAATTAAGTTCATCAACAATTGTTGAACTTATTTATAAGCTGACATTTTACCGTAAAGTGTTTTCAACGCTCGCCTAGCGGTACCAGATGTATTCTTAAGCGTTACTTCTCGGACGATTCTATCTCGTCCAGGGTGAAGCTCGAGGATGCGTCCGAGACTCCACCTCAACGAGGGAAGATTGTCATCCTTGACAACGAAGAGAGTTCCGATAGCGATGCTGGTTTGATCAGTCGCTGATTTCCACTTGCTGCGAGCGATTATCTCGTTCAAATACTCTTCATGCCATCGATCCCAGAAATGTTGTCGTTTTTGTTGAGCCAATTCTCAACAGTTTAGGCGATATTCTGTAACAACGCGTAATTCTTCTTGCAGTAAAGCAGTCAAAgaactttcaattaagaaatgAGCTGGGGTGAGTGAGATGATATCGTTTGGATCGGGTGACAATAAGGTGAGTGGACGCGAATTGAGGATTACTTCGACCTCAACGACATATGTATGAAACTGTTCATACGTGAGCAATGTGGTTCCAGCTTTTCGAACAAAAtggtgtttaaaagattttactgcAGCCTCCAAGACTCCTCCAAAGTGAGGAGGTCTCGGCAGTATGAAGCGCCAATTAACCTCCttggttaacaaaaattgttgaaccttttcGCGTTTTATCATATCAGTTACCTGCTTCGATAGTTTCTTTAATTCATTGTTCGCACCAAAAAAATTTCGTAGCATTATCAGAATTCATTGTTTGTGCAATTCCGCAACGAGTAAAGAAGCGTTTTAAGCAGGCGAGGAATGTGTCTGGCGTTAAATCATTTGCGAGTTCCAAATGAACTGCCTTTGTagcaaaacaaacaaaaagcgatacgtatgtttttatttttgttctatttcttCGACGATGCTCTTTTGTGCAAAATGGACCACAAAAGTCGACGCCCACGTGAAGGAACGATCGCGTCAATGAAAGTCGAGTTTTCGGTTAATTTCCCATGAAATAATTTACCTCGCGAGGCTTGGCTCGGAAACAAGTGACGCAATCTCGAATAATATTCGTGACGTGATGATTTTTCGGGAGAATAATCGCATGTTTTTGTGACTCGGGGATCAGAGCCCGATCTAATCTTCCACCGACCTTGATCAATTCGTCGTCTTAAAAAGGATTGAAATGGAAGAAACTGCTTTTTTGATTCACCTGTTTACCTTTAAACAAATCTGTTATTTATTCGCAAAAAACCTCAGATTGAGTATCAGTAGACCCGTTTGTctagaattcttatttttaatttttaaattactgataAATCTCAAGGCATAAGCGAGGactctttgtaattttttaaacttgctgTACTTCGTGAGAATATTAATTCCCGCTTGAGTAATCGTAAAAGATACTATGGTTTTCGCTGAACGTTTTTCTGGGACGTCTGAAGTGTTGAAATTATGTTGGGGCCAATTGTCTTCGTGACAATGCACCCACTGGGGACCGTGTGTCCAAAGAGTGTTATTTAGAAATTCACGAGGACTTTGACTGCGTGATATGCAATCCGCGGGATTTTAGAGAGATGGAACGTGTCTCCAGTCTCTAGAATGAGTCGTTTCCTGAATTTCGGAAACTCTATTGTCTATAAAAGTTAACAATGTATGAGGGGGAGTGTTAATCCAATTTAAAGCTATGGTTGAATCTGACCAAAAAacagtcttaaaaatttttacttgaagtGAGCGTATCGTGGAATTGAAGAACTGCACGAGTAACGTACCGGCGTATAACTCTAGTTTGGGCAAAGTGATTTTTTGAGTGGAGTGATTCGTGATTTCAAGCATATTATCTGAGAATGGGAATTTCCACGATTATCTGTTGAACGAAGATACAGACATGCCCCATACGCCTTCTCGCTCGTGTCACAAAAACCGTGCAATTGGTGCTCAATCGTGGACTCGAGAGTTATGCATCGCTGGTATCTCACGGTATTGAGTAACGGTAATTGCTTGTTATACTCTAACAATATTTCGTTAATCTCAATTGGAACTTGATCGTCTCATTCtaatttatgttttcaaagctaatgaataaaaattgtgccTACAACAATGACTGGGCCTAACAATCGTAGGGGGTCAAAGAGTTTTGAGCACTGAGATAAAATGGATAGCTTCGTAGCGCGATCAATGAAGTCTGACAAATTGACAGAATATAAAATACTATCAGGTTTAGGATTCCAATGAATTCCTAGCGCCTTGATTGTATAGGAAGTATCCGGAGATATATAATTATTTGaggttcaatttgaaaaatcttggCATAATTCGGGCTTAGTCGAAGTCCATTTGCGTAGATTAAATCCCccttttttaaagagattaatgAGATCATCTCGAAGTTGACGAgcttcgttaattttttttgcttcggTTTGCAAGTCGTCGACATAAAAGTCGCGTTTGCGAATTTTCGCGGTCTTTGGAAAGACATCTTTTTCATCGTCAGCTAATTTATTCAATGTGCGAATCGCTAAAAAGTGTGCGCACGCAGTACCGAATGTGACAATGTTTAAGGAATATATTTTAATCGGTTCAGCTTGACTTTCTCGCCACAGAACTTTTTGATAAATCCTATCATTTTCAGTAAGGCGGATTTGTTGAaacatttgttgaatattcgcgGTGATTACAACAGAATGTAACCGAAAACGAGCGACGATTGAAAATAGATCGTCTTGGAAAGTCGGACCTATCATTAACGTATCATTAAGCGAGACCCCAGTCGATATATTCGCGGAGCCGTCAAAAACGACTCGCGTCTTTTTCGTCAGGCTACCTTTCTTAATTACCGCATGATGAGGAAGATAATAACCAGGCCTAGAAGCCTCTTGATTACTGAGCAGTGACACGTGCCTTTTATCCCAAAAACCTTGAAAACAATCAACATAATGAGTTTGAAGTTCAGGATTCCTTGCAAATTTCCGTTCAAGCGCATAAAAGCGCTGAAACGCGATGTTCCGTAAATCTACAAGcgattcgaatttttcattaaaggaCATTTTCACTGCATATCTCCCGGAATCTAATCGTTTTGTCGACTGTAAAAAATGAGATTCAGGTGACTGTTCTTCGTCTGACCTCAGTTTACTCGAAGTTTCTTTATTTAGCTCTAATAAAATAGGCAAATCGTGAAATTTAATAAGATTGCATGcgattttatttgaagtttcagATTGCCGTTCAGCAAATTGAGCATTATTATATCGTCCAGAAAAAATGCAACCGAATACAGTTTCCTGGAGCACTGCGGTTTGATTGGGAACCCTAATTTTGTCTACGAGGagcaaatcgaaaaaatattcagCCCCTATTAAAATATCGACATTGGACGAATATGAAAGTCGGGATCAGCCAAAAAAATCTCGTTCGGAACCTTTACAGAGTGCCGGTTGATAGGCATGACAGGCATTGCAtcggaaatttctttgaaaatttggaaatctaaatttaatttaaaatttgtgtcgTACTGCGATTTGACTTCAGCGGTTGTGGAATATTTATTTGGGATTGCAAATTTTGTGTTCCATTTAATTGAATCTCAATTGGTTTTTTATGTAACCCTAGCGAAGTTGATAGTTTTTCAGTTATCGCACAGCACTCAGAGCACGAATCTAAAAATTGATGACAAGGGCGGTAGTTACCCTGGCTGTCTAAAATGTCGATGATAGCTGTTCCAAGAACGACTTGCGTTGGAGGTTGAGTTTGACAACTGACTAATGCAGTTGTGATGTTTGTATCAGGAGCCTCTCTGTCAGCTGGCTTCTcttgagaaaaatgtaataatgtaagCATGTTTTaaggcttcaaattaatcacatgacccTTGAAAATTTCGCTCTCTTAATGATTTctccaaaactacccttccacgtgaacgtatgcagcagaacattcatatgtatgaaaaaaacataaaaaataatcaaacttagaagaaactgttagttgatattgtttttctcttctctttgctctccgataatatataatacgttacccaaaaactacccctaagtcatacattcACTCTCCTCGTCAccaaaaacgtttcaaaagttggaaaaccaccttgaaaaattaaaaaaattatttaggactcaaaattaataacatgaaacttgcaaatttctctctcattataatttctcTCGAAACTACCTTTCAACGTGAACCTATGCAACGGAACAAAtatatgtacagtctgtcaagttaaagcgtgggtggctttactcgcagtcggtaaggtgtatcgacatgattttggtgtcaaaatattaagaagagctccNNNNNNNNNNNNNNNNNNNNNNNNNNNNNNNNNNNNNNNNNNNNNNNNNNNNNNNNNNNNNNNNNNNNNNNNNNNNNNNNNNNNNNNNNNNNNNNNNNNNtgcacgatattgcccacacgttccaatgatatgcctacagcattagctatctctctcaatttcactttgggatcattcaacatcatatcatggattttttcgttattttctggtgtagtggcctcttttgggcgcccagatcgttcagcatcaactgtgctcgtacggccacaacgaagcTTGCTAAACCACTtataaatcgttccaatcgacggtgcagagtccgggtaatacttatccagcttggccttggtctcgggtatcgttttcttgcgaagatagtagtgtttgatcaaaactcgaaagtcagatttttccatattaaaaaaaactcggaggttagtcgcttctcaatgCTGCAAgttgtaatcaatttggagttctaaatcgtttttgcattgttcaaggtggttttccaactttttaaacgtgttttattaatttttatacttttttcatacatatatattgtACGCTGCATACGCTtaagtggaagggtagtttttcgggataaCTCAATAGaggggaaaattttcaagtgttataaaattaatttgttgttctaattcatgttcacattgttcaaagtagttttccatcttttaaaccgtttctgatcacgaggggtaggtaggTTGTCGGGaaggtattatatattatcagtgagcaaaaaaagataaaaaaatatcaactaacagttccttctaggttggactatttttaatgcctttttcatacatatatattttccgCTGCATAGATTCATGTGAAAGGGTAGtcttggggaaattataaagagagcgaaattttcaagtgtcatgtgattaatttgaagccctaaaacatttttacattgttcaaggtattTTTCCCactttgaaaacgttttttatcacagggggtagttgtgtaagttGATGGCCTTCTAGCGCCGCCatccttttctccgaagtttaaagagcaaaaaaagattttttagcataaaattagcaaaaaaatcaaaaaggtatggcgtattccattttataatttgccttggtggcggtgctgagtggacggacatttatttttgttatctcCTTGCACATTTTAAATCAACGCCCGTCGCTCTAAAAATGATGCTATGTCATTAAGAGAAGGAAGGAAGTTTTGTAAATTCTTTGGAAATactcgaaatttcaaaaagagcTTTGATGAGACtctctaaaatatattttctattgtcATATCGCGCCTTTAATAGATCCCATACGACCTGATAATTACTGCCGGTTGTCTCGAGTGAAGCTACAACTTCGGCCGCCTCGTCTTTGACTCATGCTTTCAAATAATGAgactttttaatttcaggaaagtTTTGATTATCATGACACATTGATTTGAAAGAATCATGAAAAGACAGCCACGCGTCAAAGCTACCATGAAAGGTAGGTGTCTGAAGCTTTGGAAGCTCGAACCGTGCGCGAAATCTAAGTTGATCATGATCTAAACGCGCtttattttaactttcataattatttaagcgattttcttgaaaatcttcttCCTCGTTTAAAGCATGAGTGGGTGAATTGATGCTGGAAACTAACCTTTgactaaaagttgatttttccgtTTGTATAGGAGAATTTGAATGAGATACAGGAGTCAATAAAGGAGGTGCGTTATTTTCgatcgttaaattttgaacatttaaatcaGCTATCGAAGACACGGGttgtttggaattaaaaaaaggatttttaatatattttctgaaaagacGACATATTCTGTGATAATGGTTTTCGAAATCAGTCCGCTCAGACTGCACTTCCGCGCCTCCTTCATCTTCTAAATTTGAACCTAACGCGGTTTGAATCGTGTCGAACTTATCCCAAAGTTTGACATGTTTTTCTAAACGGTCACCAAGGTTAAGAACCTCGAAGTCTGTATTGCAATCTATTGACGCGATCAATTTTACCGAGGAAGTTAATTGGCGTTTGGTATCGCCACGAGCTTTTCGCAATTTTCCTACCTCCGATTTTTCTACGAAATCGTCAAACCTTTCTGTAT
It encodes:
- the LOC117171079 gene encoding uncharacterized protein LOC117171079; translated protein: MLRNFFGANNELKKLSKQVTDMIKREKVQQFLLTKEVNWRFILPRPPHFGGVLEAAVKSFKHHFVRKAGTTLLTYEQFHTYVVEVEVILNSRPLTLLSPDPNDIISLTPAHFLIESSLTALLQEELRVVTEYRLNC